The Streptomyces sp. NBC_01689 genome includes a window with the following:
- a CDS encoding PCC domain-containing protein, translating into MIVFEVPSGELVDELNRQAAAGGITDAAIVSLIGAADSFTVSTMPEGDALEDNITKYDLPGEMTGTGEIRNGLAHIHVVMGTEVDRAVAGHLHEAHIGTHFARAYVIPLT; encoded by the coding sequence ATGATCGTCTTTGAAGTCCCCTCCGGCGAGCTCGTCGACGAGCTGAACCGCCAGGCCGCCGCAGGCGGCATCACCGACGCGGCGATCGTCTCCCTGATCGGGGCCGCCGACTCCTTCACCGTCTCGACCATGCCCGAAGGCGACGCGCTCGAAGACAACATCACCAAGTACGACCTGCCCGGCGAGATGACCGGCACCGGCGAAATCCGCAACGGCCTCGCCCACATCCACGTCGTCATGGGCACCGAAGTCGACCGTGCCGTCGCCGGGCACCTCCACGAAGCACACATCGGCACCCACTTCGCCCGCGCCTACGTCATCCCCCTAACCTGA
- a CDS encoding glycosyltransferase family 4 protein, protein MKISFLIHNAYGIGGTITTTFNLAQALGERHSVEIVSVLQHREQPNSALDGRVSLRPLVDLRTEKEHPLHLRPARVFPSYEYRYHQYSELTDQRIGTYLESTDADVVIGTRPGLNVHLALQAPDGVARIGQEHLTLDNHPPGLRRTLRRAYRHLDTVTTVTDADAASYRRKMRLPGVRVEALPNSVPDPGLPPADGKAKVVVAAGRLVTVKRYDLLIEAFAQVAAAYPDWQLRIYGKGVEQERLRQIIMELGLSNNVFLMGAAAHMEAEWVKGSIGAAASNFEPFGMTIVEAMRCGLPVVSTDCAYGPGEIIQHGVDGNLVPVGDRDALATALMELVRDDERRRRMGRSALHNARRFAPGPVTEQAERLFAEAIEARRSGHRTNPGRARTNQNLLDRSFAARDTLYTAGSRVLRTIRRAR, encoded by the coding sequence ATGAAAATATCTTTCCTGATTCATAACGCTTACGGGATAGGAGGTACGATCACCACCACCTTCAACCTCGCTCAGGCACTGGGAGAGCGACACTCAGTGGAGATCGTCTCTGTGCTACAGCACAGGGAGCAGCCCAATTCTGCATTAGACGGCCGAGTTTCACTGCGCCCGCTGGTGGACCTGAGAACTGAAAAGGAACACCCTCTACACCTCAGACCAGCCCGGGTCTTCCCCTCCTACGAGTATCGCTATCACCAATACAGCGAGCTGACCGACCAGCGTATCGGCACGTATCTGGAGTCGACCGACGCCGACGTGGTCATCGGCACCCGCCCTGGACTGAATGTGCACCTGGCGCTCCAGGCCCCGGACGGTGTCGCCCGCATCGGACAAGAACACCTCACCCTCGACAACCATCCGCCGGGACTACGTAGAACTCTGCGCCGCGCCTACCGCCATCTCGACACAGTGACCACAGTCACGGATGCGGACGCCGCGTCCTACCGACGCAAGATGCGCCTGCCAGGAGTCCGGGTGGAGGCACTACCCAACTCCGTTCCAGATCCCGGCCTGCCGCCCGCGGACGGCAAAGCAAAAGTGGTGGTCGCCGCCGGCCGCCTGGTTACGGTGAAGCGCTACGACTTGCTCATCGAAGCGTTCGCCCAGGTCGCCGCCGCTTACCCCGACTGGCAGCTGCGCATCTACGGCAAGGGAGTCGAGCAGGAGCGGCTGCGGCAGATCATCATGGAGCTCGGCCTCAGCAACAATGTCTTCCTCATGGGAGCAGCAGCCCATATGGAGGCGGAGTGGGTGAAGGGATCGATCGGGGCGGCGGCGTCGAACTTCGAGCCGTTCGGCATGACCATCGTCGAGGCGATGCGGTGTGGGCTGCCGGTTGTGAGTACAGACTGCGCGTATGGCCCTGGAGAGATCATCCAGCACGGGGTCGACGGTAACCTCGTCCCGGTCGGAGACCGCGACGCACTGGCAACGGCCCTCATGGAACTCGTTCGTGACGACGAACGGCGTCGCCGTATGGGCCGTTCCGCTCTGCACAACGCCCGCCGGTTCGCTCCGGGTCCCGTGACAGAGCAGGCCGAGCGCCTTTTCGCCGAGGCGATCGAGGCCAGACGCTCCGGACACCGCACAAATCCGGGCCGCGCCAGGACGAACCAGAATCTACTCGATCGCAGCTTTGCCGCTCGCGACACCCTCTACACCGCGGGGAGCAGGGTTTTGCGCACCATACGGAGGGCGCGATGA
- a CDS encoding S8 family serine peptidase: MTLITGDKVTATQEPGGTVSVDEVVHAPGAEGSVRVATEGRDTFVYPDVALPYIASGRLDKQLFNITQLMAQGYDDTHASALPLIITRSQGASALKSGASGEGQLPDVPLPGSKTTMGLPSVNGEAVEARRSKASAFWSALTGTGGKDVLRPTGATGVSPDEVKAPSFAAGVDKVWLDAKAQADLADTTAQIGAPKAWEAGGTGAGVRVAVLDSGADTTHPDLVDRVVGTRSFVAGEDVVDHNGHGTHTASTVAGTGAASDGKERGVAPGADLLVGKVLGDNGSGPISGIIAGMEWAARTEHAKVINMSLGTPAWHTQDDPLSQAVNQLSAETGALFVIAAGNSGNNPYSVSAPGTADAALTVGAVDASDRLADFSSAGPRMNDDALKPDLTAPGVDVLAARSQQMSWGEGYYRSDSGTSMAAPHVAGAAVLLAQKHPTWTGQRIKDALMSTSALTPDYSPYQAGAGRLDVGTAYLQDQVVASGSVDAGLVPWSSGQKPKPVDRRIVYTNTTGHPITLRLTVDHGNSPAGVFALAADHVTVPARGTSSIGVVADPKSLAPGQYAAQVTARSAAGAVHTAVGLSVESEKYSLTVHLKDRAGKPVSGEVEITGADGRTTVMWVPDGTLTSRWAPGSYTVVSTLDVEGRHGPHSLGFAVLTVPELKLTSDKDVDLDASRIRQVKVATPKPTSVSTSRIDLFRSFTSSEPTPADGQALHEILMPSAAYDSLWALPTRGKVTKGSFVFTTRIRAKQTPLMITYRGHVLDDTLLVQPGSARFHGGSTRVDAVFAGSGAPADYAGLNARGKAVIVRSTAAVAPTDQAAAAHAASAAMLLVVNDGDGRKNDWYGDPDEKTTGPLPVATVTKDDGEALIKTLAAAGKTKVKLTVEAHPAPEYLYDLADYHQGGVPDDPSAATGPGSLARIDNTFAPPAGKQILESREDSPSYEYWPAAYPYSVYGGTRVPPFPREPVAPGHRTDWVSAGNGIKWQQYATIDGWSTFTDIASHPPRSVQSEHWFGPITRPRMVSFEVPHRVGNAMGGILAGFGDGGSAHSGDTGLMSRSFSLYQGDRLLMQNGPRPDFGVGDLAPQKLPYRLVADTKGNTDLTPYSTTTHTEWRFSSGNVEDEAIPLVQLDYGTDLDLAGRAERASGFSVKPVVVGSDAARDAAGSVKLEVSYDDGASWHRQSLKEDKGSWQTRLHAPARADYVSLRVTVEQRNGGGISQTVHRAFGLK, encoded by the coding sequence GTGACGCTGATCACTGGCGACAAGGTGACGGCAACTCAGGAGCCGGGCGGAACGGTGTCGGTGGACGAGGTCGTGCACGCGCCGGGAGCCGAAGGATCGGTACGCGTCGCCACTGAGGGCAGGGACACTTTCGTGTACCCCGATGTCGCCCTGCCCTACATCGCGTCCGGCCGGCTCGACAAACAGCTCTTCAACATCACCCAGTTGATGGCCCAGGGGTACGACGACACCCACGCGAGCGCGCTCCCTTTGATCATCACTCGCTCACAAGGCGCGTCCGCTCTCAAGAGCGGCGCTTCCGGCGAGGGGCAACTGCCCGACGTACCGCTGCCGGGGTCGAAGACAACGATGGGTCTTCCGTCCGTCAACGGTGAAGCCGTCGAAGCCCGGCGGTCGAAGGCCTCCGCCTTCTGGTCCGCCCTGACCGGCACCGGCGGGAAGGACGTACTGCGGCCCACCGGGGCCACCGGCGTGAGCCCGGACGAGGTGAAGGCACCGTCGTTCGCCGCTGGTGTCGACAAGGTCTGGCTCGACGCCAAGGCGCAGGCGGACCTTGCCGACACCACGGCGCAGATCGGTGCCCCCAAAGCCTGGGAAGCAGGGGGCACCGGCGCAGGTGTCCGGGTCGCGGTCCTCGATTCCGGAGCGGACACCACTCATCCGGATCTGGTCGACCGCGTTGTGGGAACCCGCAGCTTCGTCGCGGGTGAGGACGTCGTCGACCACAACGGACATGGAACGCACACCGCCTCCACCGTGGCCGGGACCGGGGCCGCCTCCGACGGAAAGGAACGGGGTGTCGCCCCCGGCGCCGATCTGCTCGTGGGCAAGGTCCTCGGCGACAACGGGTCCGGTCCGATATCCGGGATCATCGCGGGCATGGAGTGGGCGGCTCGGACCGAGCACGCCAAGGTGATCAACATGAGCCTGGGTACGCCGGCTTGGCACACTCAGGACGATCCGCTGAGCCAGGCGGTCAACCAGCTGAGTGCGGAGACGGGCGCACTCTTCGTCATCGCCGCGGGCAACTCGGGCAACAACCCGTACAGCGTCAGTGCGCCGGGAACCGCGGACGCCGCTCTCACCGTGGGTGCGGTGGACGCCTCCGACCGTCTCGCCGACTTCTCCAGCGCGGGGCCGCGGATGAACGACGACGCCCTCAAGCCCGACCTCACCGCCCCGGGCGTGGACGTACTGGCCGCACGCTCGCAGCAGATGAGTTGGGGCGAGGGCTACTACCGTTCGGACAGCGGTACTTCGATGGCTGCGCCACATGTCGCGGGAGCGGCGGTGCTCCTGGCGCAGAAGCACCCGACGTGGACCGGGCAGCGCATCAAGGACGCCCTGATGAGCACCAGCGCCCTGACCCCTGACTACAGTCCGTACCAGGCCGGAGCCGGCCGGCTGGACGTGGGCACCGCCTACCTTCAGGACCAGGTCGTCGCGAGCGGATCCGTGGACGCGGGACTCGTCCCGTGGTCCAGCGGTCAGAAGCCGAAACCGGTCGACCGGCGGATCGTCTACACCAACACGACCGGCCACCCGATCACGTTGCGCCTCACGGTGGACCACGGCAACTCGCCCGCGGGAGTGTTCGCCCTTGCGGCCGACCACGTCACAGTACCCGCGCGCGGAACCTCGTCGATCGGAGTCGTAGCCGACCCGAAGAGCCTGGCCCCGGGCCAGTACGCCGCTCAGGTCACCGCCCGCTCCGCAGCCGGCGCCGTGCACACTGCCGTGGGCCTGTCCGTGGAGTCGGAGAAGTACTCTCTGACAGTCCACCTGAAGGACCGGGCGGGCAAGCCTGTCAGTGGTGAGGTCGAGATCACCGGTGCCGACGGGAGGACCACCGTGATGTGGGTCCCGGACGGCACACTCACCAGCCGCTGGGCACCCGGTTCTTACACCGTCGTCTCCACGCTGGACGTGGAAGGCCGCCACGGACCGCACTCCCTGGGCTTCGCCGTCCTCACCGTCCCCGAGCTCAAACTGACGTCCGACAAGGATGTCGATCTGGACGCCTCGCGCATACGCCAGGTCAAGGTGGCGACGCCCAAGCCCACGTCCGTCTCCACCAGCAGGATCGACCTCTTCCGTTCCTTCACCTCCAGCGAGCCCACGCCCGCCGACGGGCAGGCACTGCACGAGATCCTCATGCCCTCCGCCGCCTACGACAGCCTCTGGGCCCTTCCCACCAGGGGCAAGGTGACCAAGGGCAGCTTCGTCTTCACCACCCGGATCCGTGCCAAGCAGACCCCACTGATGATCACCTACAGGGGGCACGTCCTCGACGACACACTGCTGGTGCAACCAGGATCTGCTCGGTTCCACGGCGGCAGCACACGCGTCGACGCAGTATTCGCCGGAAGCGGCGCGCCGGCCGACTACGCGGGCCTGAACGCACGGGGCAAGGCCGTGATCGTCCGTAGCACTGCGGCCGTGGCCCCGACGGACCAGGCGGCCGCGGCGCACGCCGCGTCGGCGGCCATGCTCCTGGTCGTCAACGACGGCGACGGCCGCAAGAACGACTGGTACGGCGACCCGGACGAGAAGACGACCGGCCCCCTCCCGGTCGCGACGGTCACCAAGGACGACGGCGAGGCACTGATCAAGACCCTCGCAGCCGCGGGAAAGACCAAGGTCAAGTTGACGGTCGAGGCCCATCCCGCGCCGGAGTACTTGTACGACCTTGCCGACTACCACCAGGGAGGTGTGCCGGACGACCCGTCCGCCGCGACCGGTCCCGGAAGCCTCGCCCGTATCGACAACACCTTCGCCCCGCCCGCCGGCAAGCAGATCCTCGAAAGCCGGGAGGACAGCCCGTCGTACGAGTACTGGCCGGCCGCCTATCCCTACTCCGTGTACGGGGGGACGCGCGTCCCCCCGTTCCCGAGAGAGCCCGTCGCCCCTGGGCACCGCACCGACTGGGTCTCCGCCGGGAACGGCATCAAGTGGCAGCAGTACGCGACCATCGACGGATGGTCGACCTTCACCGACATCGCGAGTCACCCGCCGCGCAGCGTGCAGAGCGAACACTGGTTCGGCCCCATCACCCGCCCGCGCATGGTCAGCTTCGAGGTCCCGCACCGTGTCGGCAACGCCATGGGCGGAATACTCGCGGGGTTCGGCGACGGAGGATCCGCGCACAGCGGTGACACCGGCCTCATGTCCCGGAGCTTCTCCCTCTACCAGGGGGATCGACTGCTGATGCAGAACGGCCCGCGACCCGACTTCGGTGTCGGGGACCTGGCCCCGCAGAAACTCCCCTACCGACTCGTCGCCGACACGAAGGGCAACACCGACCTCACCCCCTACTCCACCACCACACACACCGAGTGGAGATTCAGCTCCGGCAACGTCGAGGACGAGGCCATACCGCTGGTCCAACTCGACTACGGAACCGACCTGGACCTCGCCGGGCGGGCAGAACGCGCGTCAGGCTTCTCGGTCAAGCCCGTCGTCGTCGGCAGCGATGCCGCTCGGGACGCGGCCGGCTCGGTCAAGCTGGAAGTGTCCTACGACGACGGCGCCTCCTGGCACAGGCAGTCGCTGAAGGAGGACAAGGGCAGCTGGCAGACGCGGCTCCATGCGCCTGCCCGGGCGGACTACGTATCCCTTCGGGTCACCGTCGAGCAGCGCAACGGCGGCGGCATCAGCCAGACCGTCCACCGGGCCTTCGGCCTCAAGTAG
- a CDS encoding glutathione-independent formaldehyde dehydrogenase yields MKAAVYEGPRTVTVQDVPDAKIEHPCDIIVKITTTNICGSDLHMYEGRTSFETGRTLGHENLGQVVEVGPAVRKVQVGQYVVLPFNIACGFCKQCERGLTNYCLTMQPEPALAGAAYGFADMGPYQGGQAELLRVPYGDFNALRLGEDAAERQTDYVMLADIFPTGYHATEMAHVKPGDQTIVYGAGPVGLMAAYSALLKGAGRVWVADHQPDRLRKAEEIGAIPINSAEQEPAEVVKEATLGLGADNGCECVGYQAHDPAGHEDASLTLNGLIDSVRFTGDIGVVGVFLPEDPGGAEAQGQLEAHGKVPIDFGTMWFKGQHMGTGQAPVKRYNRALRDLIAGEKAKPSFVVSHELSLDEAPTAYEHFDARDEGWTKVVLHPNGHGNGHKP; encoded by the coding sequence ATGAAAGCAGCGGTATACGAAGGCCCGCGAACGGTCACCGTGCAGGACGTACCGGACGCGAAGATCGAACACCCCTGCGACATCATCGTCAAGATCACCACTACCAATATCTGTGGTTCGGACCTGCACATGTACGAGGGCCGCACCTCGTTCGAGACTGGCCGCACCCTGGGACACGAGAACCTGGGGCAGGTCGTGGAGGTCGGCCCGGCCGTCCGCAAGGTCCAGGTCGGCCAGTACGTGGTCCTGCCCTTCAACATCGCCTGCGGCTTCTGCAAGCAGTGCGAGCGGGGTCTCACCAATTACTGTCTGACCATGCAGCCGGAACCGGCCCTCGCCGGAGCCGCCTACGGATTCGCCGACATGGGCCCCTACCAGGGCGGCCAGGCAGAACTGCTGCGCGTGCCCTACGGCGACTTCAACGCGCTGCGTCTGGGCGAGGACGCCGCCGAGCGGCAGACCGACTACGTGATGCTCGCCGACATCTTCCCCACCGGCTATCACGCCACCGAGATGGCCCACGTCAAACCGGGCGACCAGACCATCGTCTACGGGGCCGGTCCCGTCGGGCTCATGGCGGCCTACTCCGCCCTCCTCAAGGGCGCCGGCCGCGTCTGGGTGGCCGACCACCAGCCCGACCGGCTGCGCAAGGCGGAGGAGATCGGGGCCATCCCGATCAACAGCGCCGAGCAGGAGCCCGCGGAGGTCGTCAAGGAGGCCACCCTCGGTCTGGGCGCCGACAACGGCTGCGAGTGCGTCGGCTACCAGGCACACGACCCCGCGGGCCACGAGGACGCCAGTCTCACGCTCAACGGACTGATCGACTCGGTCAGGTTCACGGGCGACATCGGCGTGGTGGGCGTGTTCCTGCCCGAGGACCCCGGCGGCGCGGAGGCCCAGGGACAACTGGAGGCACACGGCAAGGTCCCGATCGACTTCGGCACGATGTGGTTCAAGGGACAGCACATGGGCACCGGGCAGGCACCGGTGAAGAGGTACAACCGGGCGCTGCGGGACCTGATCGCCGGCGAGAAGGCGAAGCCGAGCTTCGTCGTCTCCCACGAACTCAGCCTGGACGAGGCCCCCACCGCCTACGAGCACTTCGACGCCCGGGACGAAGGCTGGACCAAGGTGGTCCTGCATCCCAACGGACACGGCAACGGCCACAAGCCGTAA
- a CDS encoding aldehyde-activating protein, whose product MHETFEGEAKRGFCPTCGSHLAAIDSDIPEIAINVTTLGDTSSSDLVPIHASFRDNAVRRLPPAPATEHDTSG is encoded by the coding sequence TTGCACGAGACCTTCGAGGGCGAGGCGAAGCGCGGCTTCTGCCCGACCTGCGGCAGCCACCTCGCGGCGATCGACAGCGACATCCCGGAGATTGCCATCAACGTCACCACCCTCGGCGACACCAGCAGCTCAGACCTCGTGCCAATCCACGCGTCCTTCCGCGACAACGCCGTACGCAGGCTGCCCCCAGCGCCGGCTACCGAGCACGACACATCCGGTTGA
- a CDS encoding DUF6332 family protein, with translation MGEPRTQEQRDAATVEAMFALICALCMAGTVFAVVTCPALIFSMVHGEARRVLIVCGKGAGLAVFLAWLAIGTRRRWSRRS, from the coding sequence ATGGGGGAACCTCGGACGCAGGAGCAGAGGGATGCCGCGACCGTCGAGGCCATGTTCGCCCTTATCTGTGCGTTGTGCATGGCCGGGACCGTCTTCGCGGTGGTGACGTGTCCTGCTCTGATCTTCAGCATGGTGCATGGAGAGGCCCGGCGTGTACTGATCGTCTGCGGGAAGGGCGCCGGGCTGGCAGTATTTCTTGCCTGGCTTGCGATCGGAACACGGCGACGCTGGAGCCGCCGCTCCTGA
- a CDS encoding DUF5958 family protein — MTERDVILNELAQGLRPMSQGMAWFDALDPEGRSAALLFLRHHCVQARAVVEDGAESIRRAGLRPTHTPAVLITRGRIDDQLGKIASLTPRDERRKAFRLLVAVLAIADGRRRERTCASGCGHWWHRLTTAD; from the coding sequence GTGACCGAACGCGACGTCATACTCAACGAACTTGCCCAGGGGCTCCGCCCGATGTCACAGGGCATGGCATGGTTCGACGCACTCGATCCGGAGGGGCGATCCGCGGCGCTGCTGTTTCTGCGCCACCACTGTGTCCAGGCACGCGCCGTCGTCGAGGACGGAGCGGAGAGCATCCGCCGTGCCGGTCTGCGCCCCACGCACACACCGGCGGTCCTGATCACACGCGGTCGGATCGACGATCAACTGGGGAAGATCGCTTCCCTCACTCCGCGCGACGAACGCCGTAAGGCGTTCCGACTGCTGGTTGCGGTGCTCGCGATCGCCGACGGACGACGTCGCGAACGCACTTGCGCGAGCGGGTGCGGTCACTGGTGGCACAGGCTGACCACCGCTGACTGA
- the uvrA gene encoding excinuclease ABC subunit UvrA, with the protein MDKDATDPFVHVRGASENNLRNIDVDVPRDAMVAFTGVSGSGKSSLAFGTLYAEAQRRYFESVAPYARRLLQQVGAPHVQEITGLPPAVALQQRRGSPSSRSTVGTITTLSNLLRMLYSRAGTYPPRAVRLEAESFSPNTAAGACPECHGLGVVHDVAEDLLVPDPSLSIREGAIAAWPGAWQGANLRSVVSGLGIDIDRPWRRLRKKDRDWLLYTDEQPSVYIEPEEDRVDYGYQGKFWSARKHVMHVLADSKSEKMRERALRFVRSVPCPECHGSGLRPEALAVTFTGRSIAEINAMPLTEVVALLRPVAGRSEADATTSTARSGETTEVAVRICGDLVARVDVLLDLGLGYLSLGRRSTTLSPGEAQRLRIATQLRSGLFGVVYVLDEPSAGLHPADAEPLLDVLDRLKAAGNSLFVVEHDMDVVRRADWVVDIGPGAGEGGGRVLYSGPVAGLERVGESATSQYLFGRAQPLDHRPRTPHGWLHLSGVSRHNLHDVSVDVPLCVLTAVTGVSGSGKSTLVTQVLAEVVRGHLGLAPEEPDEAQLEVDVQDASGVESFDRLVLVDQRPIGRTPRSNLATYTGMFDAVRKLYAATDEARARGYSAGRFSFNVPEGRCETCQGEGFVAVELLFLPGTYAPCPTCQGARYNAETLEVTYRGKNIADVLELSVDAAATFLSTVPAASRSLETLREVGLGYLRLGQPATELSGGEAQRIKLATELQRARRGHALYLLDEPTAGLHPSDIALLLRQLHRLVDAGNTVVLVEHDLDTIATADWVIDLGPGGGDAGGRVVAAGPPAKVARARRSATAPYLAARLARS; encoded by the coding sequence GTGGACAAGGACGCGACCGACCCCTTCGTGCATGTCCGGGGCGCCAGTGAGAACAACCTGCGGAACATCGATGTCGACGTTCCGCGGGACGCGATGGTCGCCTTCACCGGCGTCTCCGGTTCGGGCAAGTCCTCGCTCGCGTTCGGCACGCTCTACGCGGAGGCCCAGCGGCGCTACTTCGAGTCCGTGGCACCGTACGCCCGAAGGCTGTTGCAACAGGTCGGCGCACCACACGTGCAGGAAATCACCGGACTGCCACCGGCCGTGGCCCTGCAGCAGCGACGCGGGTCGCCCAGCTCGCGCTCGACGGTCGGCACCATCACCACGCTGTCCAATCTGCTGCGCATGCTGTACTCCCGCGCCGGCACCTATCCGCCCCGGGCAGTACGGCTGGAGGCCGAGTCGTTCTCACCCAACACCGCGGCCGGCGCCTGCCCGGAGTGCCACGGACTGGGCGTCGTGCACGACGTCGCCGAGGACCTGCTCGTCCCGGACCCCTCGCTGAGCATCCGCGAGGGGGCGATCGCCGCCTGGCCGGGCGCATGGCAGGGCGCCAACCTGCGCAGTGTCGTGAGCGGCCTGGGGATCGACATCGACCGGCCGTGGCGCAGGCTCAGAAAGAAGGACAGGGACTGGCTGCTGTACACGGACGAGCAGCCCTCCGTGTACATCGAGCCGGAGGAGGACCGCGTCGACTACGGCTACCAGGGAAAGTTCTGGAGCGCCCGCAAGCACGTCATGCACGTCCTCGCCGATTCCAAGAGCGAGAAGATGCGCGAACGGGCGCTCCGGTTCGTCAGGAGTGTGCCCTGCCCCGAGTGCCACGGCAGCGGACTGCGGCCTGAGGCGCTCGCCGTGACCTTCACGGGACGTTCCATCGCCGAGATCAACGCGATGCCGCTCACCGAGGTCGTGGCGCTGCTGCGGCCCGTCGCAGGGCGGTCCGAGGCCGACGCCACCACGTCGACCGCCCGATCCGGGGAGACGACCGAGGTCGCGGTCCGGATCTGCGGCGATCTGGTCGCGCGGGTCGACGTACTGCTCGACCTGGGCCTCGGCTATCTCAGCCTCGGGCGCCGCTCGACGACCCTGTCGCCCGGTGAGGCGCAGCGCCTGCGGATCGCCACACAGCTGCGCTCGGGGCTGTTCGGCGTCGTCTACGTCCTCGACGAACCCTCTGCGGGCCTGCACCCGGCTGACGCGGAACCGCTGCTGGACGTGCTGGACCGCCTCAAGGCGGCGGGCAACTCACTGTTCGTCGTGGAGCACGACATGGACGTCGTACGGCGGGCGGACTGGGTGGTCGACATCGGCCCCGGTGCGGGTGAGGGCGGCGGGCGTGTGCTGTACAGCGGCCCGGTCGCCGGTCTTGAGCGGGTCGGGGAGTCGGCTACGAGCCAGTATCTGTTCGGGCGTGCCCAGCCGCTCGATCACCGCCCGCGCACGCCGCACGGATGGCTGCACCTGAGCGGTGTTTCCCGGCACAATCTGCACGACGTGTCCGTCGACGTACCGCTCTGTGTACTGACGGCGGTGACGGGCGTGTCCGGTTCCGGGAAGTCGACGCTGGTGACGCAGGTGCTCGCCGAGGTCGTCCGCGGCCACCTCGGACTCGCACCCGAGGAGCCCGACGAGGCACAGTTGGAGGTCGACGTCCAGGACGCGTCGGGGGTCGAGTCGTTCGACCGGCTGGTCCTGGTCGACCAGCGGCCCATCGGCCGGACTCCCCGGTCCAACCTGGCCACGTACACGGGGATGTTCGACGCGGTGCGCAAGCTGTACGCGGCGACGGACGAGGCCAGGGCGCGCGGCTACTCGGCCGGGCGGTTCTCCTTCAACGTGCCCGAAGGGCGGTGCGAGACCTGCCAGGGCGAAGGATTCGTCGCGGTCGAACTGCTGTTCCTGCCCGGCACCTACGCGCCGTGCCCGACCTGCCAGGGCGCCCGGTACAACGCCGAAACGCTGGAAGTCACCTACCGCGGCAAGAACATCGCGGACGTGCTGGAGCTGTCCGTCGACGCCGCCGCCACGTTCCTGTCCACCGTCCCGGCCGCCTCCCGCAGTCTGGAGACGCTGCGCGAGGTGGGACTGGGATACCTGCGGCTGGGTCAGCCCGCGACGGAACTCAGCGGCGGTGAGGCGCAACGCATCAAACTGGCGACCGAACTCCAGCGTGCCCGCCGCGGGCACGCGCTCTACCTGCTCGACGAGCCGACGGCGGGGCTGCACCCCTCGGACATCGCGCTGCTCCTGCGACAGCTGCACCGGCTCGTCGACGCAGGCAACACGGTCGTCCTCGTCGAGCACGACCTGGACACGATCGCCACCGCCGACTGGGTCATCGACCTCGGGCCCGGCGGTGGCGACGCGGGCGGGCGGGTGGTCGCGGCGGGCCCGCCGGCCAAGGTGGCGAGGGCCCGCCGCAGCGCCACCGCGCCCTATCTCGCAGCCCGGCTCGCGCGCTCCTGA
- a CDS encoding nucleotidyl transferase AbiEii/AbiGii toxin family protein, which produces MSGTAWDGFCWRSTELPREPLDEATLMAEDLPKTLQWVPGDDVVQRPVFDPSLKHHQNAYRATDPRFGDPARGETWRAARRRALHLVLDAIAASQWVDALVLRGSVLMSVWFPDAAREPGDLDFVVVPHTWRIDDGRTDRMLRGIAAAAQTLADARGGEVGISARGAVVEDIWTYDRVPGCRMVLPWVSPGLPGGHVQLDFVFNEQLPEGPEPAQLPGSTVVQAATPELSLAWKLMWLINDTHAQGKDLYDAVLLAERHPLRYELLHEVFRLSGEWPYPYREKILLEDVAEAVGYVEWNHFVTEYPQFREAEREYADRLVRAVTKTFKGAVG; this is translated from the coding sequence ATGAGCGGTACGGCGTGGGACGGGTTCTGCTGGCGGAGCACCGAGCTGCCTCGGGAACCGCTGGACGAGGCCACCCTCATGGCCGAGGACCTGCCGAAGACGCTGCAGTGGGTGCCGGGGGACGACGTGGTGCAGCGTCCCGTCTTCGACCCGTCGCTGAAGCACCACCAGAACGCCTACCGCGCGACCGACCCGCGGTTCGGAGATCCGGCGCGCGGCGAGACGTGGCGGGCGGCCCGGCGCCGGGCCCTGCATCTGGTGCTGGACGCGATCGCCGCGTCGCAGTGGGTGGACGCGCTGGTGCTGAGGGGCAGCGTGCTGATGTCGGTGTGGTTCCCGGACGCCGCCCGCGAGCCCGGTGACCTGGACTTCGTCGTCGTCCCTCACACCTGGCGGATCGACGACGGCCGTACGGACCGGATGCTGCGCGGGATCGCCGCGGCGGCTCAGACGCTGGCCGACGCCCGCGGAGGCGAGGTGGGAATCTCGGCGCGAGGCGCGGTGGTGGAGGACATCTGGACCTACGACCGGGTACCGGGCTGCCGCATGGTGCTGCCGTGGGTCTCGCCCGGACTGCCGGGCGGCCATGTCCAGCTCGACTTCGTATTCAACGAGCAGTTGCCCGAAGGGCCCGAGCCGGCACAGCTGCCGGGCAGTACGGTCGTGCAGGCGGCCACGCCGGAACTGTCCCTGGCCTGGAAGTTGATGTGGCTGATCAACGACACGCACGCGCAGGGCAAGGATCTGTACGACGCCGTGCTGCTGGCCGAGCGCCATCCGCTCCGCTACGAGCTGCTGCACGAGGTATTCCGGCTGTCGGGCGAGTGGCCGTATCCGTACCGCGAAAAGATCCTGCTCGAGGACGTGGCGGAGGCAGTCGGGTACGTGGAGTGGAACCACTTCGTCACCGAGTACCCGCAATTCAGGGAAGCCGAGCGAGAGTACGCGGACCGGCTGGTGCGGGCCGTAACGAAGACGTTCAAGGGAGCCGTCGGCTGA